The Candidatus Woesearchaeota archaeon genomic sequence GTACGCCGCTTGTTTTCCCCATCGTCAGAATCAAATTCGCGCCATTCCTGCTCGAAGTCCACCATACGGTCTTCGACCACGAGGCCACAGTCTTTGCAGATAACTTCGCCTTTGTCGCGGTTGTGAAAAAGATTAATACTGTCGCATTCAGGGCATTTTTTGACAAAACTCATCATGGCAGACCACCATAGTTACTGTTTCTTCCCCTGCGGTCCCCACCACCAATTTCATTAATTTTATAAAGAAAATCATGTTCTGCTATATAAACCTTTCGCTTTTTCTTTATAAAACCACAAACTTAATAAAAACTGAACACTCCGGGTATAAAAAGCTACAGGGTGATACTATGGTTCGCGGCGTTATTGTCAAAATCAACGAACAGCGCGGTGCTACGGGCGGGCAGCTGTCCGGCACGGTCAAGCGCGAAGATACTGGTGCAGTAATCCCATTCAAGACATCTCTTTCAGGCATGTCCAACATTGGCGAGGGTGATTGGGTTTCCGGCACCGTTGGTGTTGGGAAACGCATGATGACTAATGTCAAATTCGCCCAGCGTGGTATGCGCTCGGGAGTGGCGGGAAGGACGAGGAAACAGTAAGATACTTTTTTCTTTTTGTAAAATTTTATAAACCCCCCATCGCTTTTAATCTTCTATCTGCCGCAGTCGCATAACCCGAGACAACATTTTTTGCTTCGCAAAAAAAGCTTGGGCAACGGCGTTGCGTGTTGAAACAAGATTAATAAACCACCTCATCCAGCTCTTTTTTCATTTGCCGCAGTCGCATAACCCGAGACAACCTTTTTGCGCTGATGCGCAAAAAGCTTGCACACGACGAACATTTTCGCCTTCGGCGAAAACAGCGCTTTGCGCATAACGACAAAACTTAAAAACAAAACTCCAAATCACATTCACATTGCCGCAGTCGCATAACCCGGTATTGCGCAGCCCTGGAAAGGCTGTTTCCGCAAGGATGTCCCGGTTCAAATCCGGGCTGCGGCGTATTATTTTTATTGCCGAGCGAAGCGAGGCCGGGACTCCGAACGAAGTGAGGATGTCCCTCTTTTGGTCAAGCTTTTTTGCTTGCAAAAAAGATTGTGCAGGTTCCCAAATCCGGGCTGCGGCGTTTATTTTTTTTTCACAACCTTTTTAACCACCACTTCTTCTGAATCATCCATGAGCCAGAAAACCCCGCTTACCTATTTCCTGCTGTCAGTCGTTATCACTGTCGTACTCGTCGTCTCCACCAATGTCTTTACTTACTACAAGCTGACCACTGGTGTCAACCAGCAGCTCCAGACATTCCAAACGCAGGTCAGCGATGCACTGCACGGCACGCAGGAATCACTGCTCGACGCTATCAAACAAGAACATACCTACGGTGTCACCCAGCGCGCTGCCTTGGAAAACAAGACGATTGAAAATTTTAAAAAATTGCAGGATGTTATCAATCGGCAGGCAACACAAATTAAACTCGATCTTGAATCACAAGCATCAAACATTGAAAACGTGCGCCAGCAGGCTGAAGCGGGATTGGGAGATATTTCACAACAGGTCGGCGGGCTGAAAAAGAAAAGCTCCGAGCTGGAGAGCAAAATTTCAGAAATCAATGTGCAGAGTTCTGATTTTTCCGCGATTGTGCAGGACGTGGTGAAAGCAGTGGTTAGTGTTCGCACACCGAGCCAGCAGGGCAGTGGCGTATTCTATGACGGCCGTGGGTACATCGTCACCAACAAACACGTTATTCAGGATGCTTCATCAGTTCAGGTCATCGACTATGCCGGGCGTGTGTATGCCGCGCAGGTTATCGGAACCGCGACGAATGCAGACATCGCCATACTAAAAATCAGCGGGCCTGATGCGTTTCCATCGCTTTCGTTTGCTTCCGAAGATTCTATTCGTGTCGGCCAGCGCGTTATTGCCGTGGGCAATCCGCTT encodes the following:
- a CDS encoding trypsin-like peptidase domain-containing protein: MSQKTPLTYFLLSVVITVVLVVSTNVFTYYKLTTGVNQQLQTFQTQVSDALHGTQESLLDAIKQEHTYGVTQRAALENKTIENFKKLQDVINRQATQIKLDLESQASNIENVRQQAEAGLGDISQQVGGLKKKSSELESKISEINVQSSDFSAIVQDVVKAVVSVRTPSQQGSGVFYDGRGYIVTNKHVIQDASSVQVIDYAGRVYAAQVIGTATNADIAILKISGPDAFPSLSFASEDSIRVGQRVIAVGNPLGLSFSVTEGIISAVNRVIDASGVPYIQTDVSINPGNSGGPLVDAGMHIVGITTLKFQQGEGLGFALPSTIVQQVAEQAISS